The following proteins are encoded in a genomic region of Streptomyces sp. SLBN-31:
- a CDS encoding cytochrome bc complex cytochrome b subunit — MTDIRTSGRGERVADWLDGRLGIHTLGRKYLRKVFPDHWSFLLGEICLYSFVVLVLTGVYLTLFFHPSMNEVTYHGSYVPLNGVRMSEAYASTLHISFDVRGGLLIRQLHHWAALVFVAGMLTHMMRHFFTGSFRKPREVNWVFGWTLLFLGLFEGLFGYSLPDDLLSGTGLRFVNGALLSVPVVGTYLSMFLFGGEFPGHDIVARFYSLHILLIPGIMAALVVAHLILVVYHKHTQFAGPGRTERNVIGTPFMPVYLAKAGGFFFLVFGALSLVAAVATINPVWVYGPFRPDQVSTGAQPDWYLGFAEGLVRVMPGWEVTLWGHTLVLGVLIPIMVFPLLLVLIGVYPFLEARVTGDRREHHLLDRPRNRPVRTAIGAAWISLYLILLAGGGNDIVATRLHLSINTVTWTVRVAVFVLPAVVFVITRRICLGLQLRDAELVLHGRETGVIKRLPHGEYVEVHQPLDQAELHTLTAHRRQRELVEREPRP, encoded by the coding sequence GTGACCGACATCCGCACGTCCGGCAGGGGCGAGCGCGTCGCCGACTGGCTCGACGGCCGGCTCGGCATCCACACGCTCGGCCGGAAGTACCTGCGCAAGGTCTTCCCGGACCACTGGTCCTTCCTGCTGGGCGAGATCTGCCTGTACAGCTTCGTCGTCCTCGTCCTGACCGGCGTCTACCTCACCCTCTTCTTCCACCCGTCGATGAACGAGGTGACGTACCACGGCAGTTACGTCCCCCTCAACGGCGTCCGCATGTCCGAGGCGTACGCCTCCACGCTGCACATCAGCTTCGACGTGCGCGGCGGGCTGCTGATCCGGCAGCTGCACCACTGGGCGGCGCTCGTCTTCGTCGCCGGGATGCTGACGCACATGATGCGGCACTTCTTCACCGGCTCGTTCCGCAAACCGCGCGAGGTCAACTGGGTGTTCGGCTGGACGCTGCTGTTCCTCGGCCTGTTCGAGGGCCTGTTCGGCTACTCGCTGCCGGACGACCTGCTGTCGGGCACGGGCCTGAGGTTCGTCAACGGGGCGCTGCTGTCGGTGCCGGTCGTCGGGACGTACCTGTCGATGTTCCTCTTCGGCGGCGAGTTCCCGGGCCACGACATCGTGGCGCGGTTCTACTCGCTGCACATCCTGCTGATCCCGGGCATCATGGCGGCGCTGGTGGTGGCACACCTCATCCTGGTCGTGTACCACAAGCACACCCAGTTCGCGGGCCCCGGGCGGACCGAACGCAACGTGATCGGCACCCCGTTCATGCCGGTGTACCTGGCGAAGGCGGGCGGCTTCTTCTTCCTCGTCTTCGGCGCGCTCTCGCTCGTCGCCGCGGTGGCGACGATCAACCCGGTCTGGGTCTACGGCCCCTTCCGCCCCGACCAGGTCTCCACGGGTGCCCAGCCCGACTGGTACCTGGGCTTCGCGGAGGGCCTGGTGCGGGTGATGCCGGGCTGGGAGGTCACGCTGTGGGGCCACACCCTGGTCCTCGGGGTGCTGATACCCATCATGGTGTTCCCGTTGCTGCTGGTCCTCATCGGCGTCTACCCGTTCCTGGAGGCCCGGGTCACCGGTGACCGGCGCGAGCACCACCTGCTGGACCGCCCGCGCAACCGTCCGGTCCGCACCGCGATCGGCGCGGCCTGGATCAGCCTCTATCTGATCCTGCTCGCGGGCGGCGGCAACGACATCGTGGCCACCCGGCTGCACCTGTCCATCAACACGGTCACCTGGACGGTGCGGGTCGCCGTCTTCGTGCTCCCGGCAGTCGTCTTCGTCATCACCCGCCGCATCTGCCTCGGGCTTCAACTCCGCGACGCGGAACTGGTGTTGCACGGCCGGGAGACCGGCGTGATCAAGCGGCTGCCGCACGGGGAGTACGTCGAGGTGCACCAGCCGCTCGACCAGGCCGAGCTGCACACCCTCACTGCCCACCGGCGGCAGAGGGAACTCGTGGAGCGCGAGCCCCGGCCCTGA
- a CDS encoding sigma factor-like helix-turn-helix DNA-binding protein, translating into MTQNSGSPATDEATDVYMEHRELLFSLVYNVLGSVADTEDVLQETWLSWTGRALRTESVSLAMLVVLESLTPLERAVFVLNEVFGYPHTEIADIIDRTPAAVRQLAHRARAHVHARRPLYRAHPRVRREATERFVRAALGGDIGELMEILAPDVTVWTDGGGKRKPAGLRPVHGRDKAVRLIASYAGRRAEQGLELRYRRVNGDDAAVVFQGDSPYAVMVMDLTPEGDRVSGLYIVTNPDKLTHVHKEEE; encoded by the coding sequence ATGACACAGAACTCGGGAAGTCCGGCCACGGACGAGGCGACCGACGTCTACATGGAGCATCGGGAGCTGCTGTTCAGCCTCGTCTACAACGTGCTGGGCTCCGTCGCCGACACCGAGGACGTCCTGCAGGAGACCTGGCTGTCCTGGACCGGCCGCGCCCTGCGCACCGAGTCCGTCTCCCTGGCGATGCTGGTGGTCCTGGAGTCGCTGACCCCGCTGGAGCGCGCGGTGTTCGTCCTCAACGAGGTCTTCGGCTACCCCCACACCGAGATCGCGGACATCATCGACCGCACCCCGGCGGCCGTACGGCAGCTCGCGCACCGCGCGCGGGCCCACGTGCACGCGCGGCGGCCGCTGTACCGCGCCCATCCCCGGGTCCGCCGGGAGGCGACCGAGCGGTTCGTGCGGGCCGCGCTCGGCGGGGACATCGGGGAGCTGATGGAGATCCTCGCACCGGACGTCACTGTGTGGACGGACGGCGGCGGCAAGCGGAAGCCGGCCGGTCTGCGCCCGGTGCACGGCCGGGACAAGGCCGTCCGCCTCATCGCCTCCTACGCCGGCCGGCGCGCCGAGCAGGGCCTGGAGCTGCGCTACCGCCGGGTCAACGGCGACGACGCTGCCGTGGTGTTCCAGGGCGACTCCCCGTACGCCGTGATGGTCATGGACCTCACGCCCGAGGGCGACCGGGTCAGCGGCCTGTACATCGTGACCAACCCCGACAAGCTCACGCACGTGCACAAGGAGGAGGAGTGA
- a CDS encoding hemerythrin domain-containing protein, translating into MNIDFTAMYASHDAFRRDLDRLARAVAAGRADTPGVRAGWENFTRQLHIHHTAEDGELWPRVRDRVAGRPRDLELLDEMEAEHSRIDPLLAAVDTALADRAPELPELVAALRATLDDHLKHEEDGALPLMQDVLTAADWAAFTGRMRQTQGLRGASVFVPWIVDGAPPADRAAFLNAVPPPVRILNRLLWQGSYRRRGLWAEA; encoded by the coding sequence ATGAACATCGACTTCACCGCCATGTACGCCTCCCACGACGCCTTCCGCCGCGACCTCGACCGGCTCGCGCGGGCCGTCGCCGCCGGCCGGGCGGACACACCCGGTGTCCGCGCCGGCTGGGAGAACTTCACCCGCCAGCTGCACATCCACCACACCGCCGAGGACGGCGAGCTGTGGCCCCGGGTCAGGGACCGCGTCGCCGGCCGCCCGCGCGATCTCGAGCTGCTCGACGAGATGGAGGCCGAGCACTCCCGCATCGACCCCCTGCTCGCTGCCGTGGACACCGCGCTGGCCGACCGCGCGCCCGAACTGCCGGAGCTGGTGGCGGCGCTCCGGGCCACCCTCGACGACCACCTGAAGCACGAGGAGGACGGCGCACTGCCGCTGATGCAGGACGTCCTCACGGCCGCGGACTGGGCCGCCTTCACCGGCCGCATGCGGCAGACCCAGGGGCTGCGCGGCGCCTCGGTGTTCGTGCCGTGGATCGTCGACGGCGCCCCACCCGCCGACCGCGCGGCCTTCCTCAACGCCGTACCGCCCCCGGTCCGCATCCTCAACAGGCTTCTGTGGCAGGGGAGTTACCGGCGCAGGGGGTTGTGGGCGGAAGCCTAG
- a CDS encoding 2OG-Fe(II) oxygenase, with product MTLTEARARDRVADTDWTALAAELDVHGSAPTRRLLTPAECRDLAALYEKPELFRTTVDMARHRFGSGEYRYFTHDLPAPVAALRAALYPRLLPVAREWADRLGCPAPWPDELADWLERCHAAGQNRSAQILLSYTEGDWNALHRDVFGELLFPLQVVVGLDEYGTDYTGGEFLMVEQRSRAQSRGTATALPQGHGLVFTTRDRPVRGRRGWSAGAMRHGVSTVRSGHRRALGIVFHDAA from the coding sequence ATGACGCTGACCGAGGCACGCGCCCGCGACCGTGTCGCGGACACCGACTGGACCGCGCTCGCCGCCGAACTCGACGTGCACGGCAGCGCCCCCACCCGGCGGCTGCTCACCCCCGCCGAGTGCCGCGACCTGGCCGCGCTGTACGAGAAGCCGGAGCTGTTCCGGACCACGGTCGACATGGCGCGGCACCGGTTCGGCTCCGGGGAGTACCGGTACTTCACCCACGACCTGCCCGCGCCCGTGGCCGCCCTGCGCGCCGCGCTGTACCCGCGCCTGCTGCCGGTCGCCCGGGAGTGGGCGGACCGGCTCGGCTGTCCGGCGCCGTGGCCGGACGAGCTGGCGGACTGGCTGGAGCGGTGCCACGCCGCCGGCCAGAACCGCTCGGCGCAGATCCTGCTCAGCTACACCGAGGGCGACTGGAACGCACTGCACCGGGACGTGTTCGGCGAACTGCTCTTCCCGCTCCAGGTGGTGGTCGGACTCGACGAGTACGGCACCGACTACACGGGCGGCGAGTTCCTGATGGTCGAGCAGCGGTCCAGGGCCCAGTCCCGCGGCACCGCCACCGCCCTCCCGCAGGGTCACGGGTTGGTGTTCACGACCCGGGACCGGCCCGTGCGCGGCCGGCGCGGCTGGTCGGCCGGAGCGATGCGGCACGGCGTGAGCACCGTCCGCTCCGGCCACCGCCGCGCCCTGGGCATCGTCTTCCACGATGCGGCCTAG
- a CDS encoding methylated-DNA--[protein]-cysteine S-methyltransferase, producing the protein MTTYTTIDSPLGELLLGGEGTALTSVSLPGQRNTPRERAERLPDGGPLDEAARQLGAYFAGRLTRFDLDLAPEGTDFQLRVWRALDDIPYGGTTTYGELAARLHVPRAEIRAVGAAIGANPLLIVRPCHRVIGADGSMRGYAGGVENKVRLLTHEGALQPMLA; encoded by the coding sequence ATGACCACTTACACGACGATCGACAGCCCACTGGGGGAACTGCTGCTGGGCGGCGAGGGAACCGCGCTCACCTCCGTGTCCCTGCCCGGACAGCGGAACACGCCACGCGAGCGTGCCGAGCGGTTGCCCGACGGCGGCCCCCTCGACGAGGCCGCGCGGCAGCTCGGCGCCTACTTCGCGGGCCGGCTCACCCGATTCGACCTGGATCTCGCGCCCGAGGGCACGGACTTCCAGCTCAGGGTGTGGCGGGCACTCGACGACATCCCCTACGGCGGCACCACCACGTACGGGGAGCTCGCCGCCCGGCTGCACGTGCCGCGCGCCGAGATCCGCGCCGTGGGCGCCGCGATCGGCGCCAACCCCCTCCTCATCGTCCGCCCGTGCCACCGGGTGATCGGCGCCGACGGCTCGATGCGCGGCTACGCGGGCGGCGTCGAGAACAAGGTGCGGCTGCTCACGCACGAAGGCGCGCTGCAGCCGATGCTCGCGTGA
- a CDS encoding toxin Doc, translating to MASVIHIDVPWLLQRHEEVLPDQPTVNDFSALVAAVARHRVDPPRLGVDSDPAWRAAALLHTLALLKPLPSANARFACATAVAYMFVSGAGIDPPYGALVDLARDLISGKADVYGAADRLRSWQI from the coding sequence ATGGCATCCGTCATCCACATCGACGTGCCCTGGCTGCTCCAGCGCCACGAAGAGGTCCTGCCGGACCAGCCCACCGTCAACGACTTCTCCGCGCTGGTCGCCGCCGTCGCCCGCCACCGGGTCGACCCGCCGCGCCTCGGCGTGGACTCCGACCCGGCCTGGCGTGCCGCGGCCCTGTTGCACACCCTCGCGCTGCTCAAGCCGCTGCCGTCGGCCAACGCCCGTTTCGCCTGCGCGACCGCGGTGGCCTACATGTTCGTCAGCGGCGCCGGTATCGACCCGCCCTACGGCGCCCTCGTCGACCTCGCCCGCGACCTGATCTCCGGCAAGGCCGACGTCTACGGCGCGGCCGACCGGCTGCGCTCCTGGCAGATCTGA
- a CDS encoding RICIN domain-containing protein, with protein sequence MPTPHPPRPPHPPVGGVSGESDEHLAARLRGRPDPEVSRSVALLMTRHWQPARDYAGICLSTRGESASMVTSAAFHQVLDRLALGEPGVALRPRLLVAVRDTVRTWSADDRLAAVLPELHKPSGARGMRSAKFMTPENRKLADRSFQALPGVGRCLLWHTEVEAEPISVPAGLLGMDTETATAALEQAWEKFREGCVQAHRELAPTKDCRFYNRLLDVPIRRGGALLPDVQQHLTECRYCRFAAEQLSHFEGGLGVLLAEAVLGWGARRYLDSRPGRANLPTRPRGSARHGGGRQRILPRIPMPGRGPEGFPRASRALLTGVGVASAGLIAVFAVVGLWSHDDGVDPAASNSASDGATPGTGADSTPSTAHLPSAPGTSRLRNAGAGLCLDIEGEVKAGAGTELAQCSRAVTQQWSYETDGLLRSEADPDLCLDSHVDAGVVVLGECAGDKGTRRNDVRYDLTVQGELLPRWDERLALAATTADTDADIVVKVRNGSPAQRWLADPGASASPGSLSITGTGRPQVRSAAGRGA encoded by the coding sequence GTGCCCACCCCCCACCCCCCTCGTCCGCCCCACCCGCCCGTCGGCGGGGTTTCCGGAGAATCCGACGAGCACCTCGCCGCCCGGCTCCGGGGCCGCCCCGACCCGGAGGTGTCCCGATCCGTGGCGCTGCTCATGACACGCCACTGGCAACCCGCCCGCGACTACGCGGGCATCTGTCTGTCCACCCGCGGCGAATCCGCTTCCATGGTGACGTCCGCCGCCTTCCACCAGGTGCTCGACCGGCTGGCGCTGGGCGAGCCGGGCGTCGCCCTGCGCCCCCGCTTACTCGTCGCCGTGCGTGACACGGTGCGGACGTGGTCGGCGGACGACCGGCTGGCCGCCGTTCTGCCGGAGCTGCACAAGCCCTCCGGAGCGCGCGGTATGCGTTCGGCGAAGTTCATGACGCCCGAGAACCGAAAGCTCGCCGACCGTTCATTCCAGGCTCTCCCCGGAGTCGGCCGGTGTTTGCTCTGGCACACCGAGGTGGAGGCGGAACCGATATCCGTACCCGCCGGCCTGCTGGGCATGGATACCGAGACCGCCACGGCCGCGCTCGAACAGGCGTGGGAGAAATTCCGCGAAGGTTGTGTACAAGCCCACCGGGAACTGGCGCCGACCAAGGATTGCCGGTTCTACAACCGTCTCCTCGATGTTCCGATTCGCCGGGGCGGGGCGTTGCTGCCCGATGTGCAGCAACATCTGACGGAGTGCCGCTACTGCCGTTTCGCCGCCGAACAACTGAGCCATTTCGAAGGCGGGTTGGGAGTGCTCCTCGCCGAGGCGGTGCTCGGCTGGGGCGCGCGCCGCTATCTCGACTCCAGACCCGGGCGCGCGAACCTGCCGACGCGCCCTCGGGGCTCCGCCCGGCACGGCGGCGGCCGGCAGCGCATCCTGCCCCGCATCCCGATGCCCGGCCGCGGACCCGAGGGCTTCCCGCGCGCGTCGCGGGCACTGCTGACCGGCGTCGGCGTCGCCTCGGCGGGACTCATCGCCGTGTTCGCCGTCGTCGGCCTGTGGTCCCACGACGACGGGGTCGACCCGGCCGCGTCCAACAGCGCCAGCGACGGGGCGACGCCGGGCACCGGGGCCGACTCCACGCCCAGCACCGCACACCTGCCCTCGGCACCGGGAACGTCCCGGCTGCGCAACGCCGGCGCCGGCCTGTGCCTGGACATCGAGGGTGAGGTGAAGGCGGGGGCCGGGACCGAGTTGGCGCAGTGCTCCCGCGCGGTGACCCAGCAGTGGTCGTACGAGACCGACGGGCTGTTGCGCAGTGAGGCGGACCCGGATCTGTGCCTGGACTCGCACGTCGACGCCGGGGTTGTCGTGCTGGGTGAATGCGCCGGGGACAAGGGGACGCGGCGCAACGACGTGCGCTACGACCTGACCGTGCAGGGGGAGTTGCTGCCCCGCTGGGACGAGCGGCTCGCGCTGGCGGCCACCACGGCCGACACGGACGCCGACATCGTCGTCAAGGTCCGGAACGGCTCCCCGGCCCAGCGGTGGCTGGCCGACCCGGGGGCCTCCGCGAGCCCGGGGTCGCTGTCGATCACCGGCACGGGGCGGCCCCAGGTGCGGTCGGCGGCGGGTCGGGGCGCCTGA
- a CDS encoding lactate 2-monooxygenase — protein sequence MAKHWADFQYEIYLNGLSGAVPRLPTDLTRLEELTEQRLGPGPVGYVAGSAGDGSTARANRAALERRRIVPRMLRDVHERDVSVEVLGRTLPAPLALAPVGVLSIMHPEAESAAARAAAAQGVPFILSSASSTPMEQVAEAMGEAERWFQLYWPKDVEVARSFLNRARAAGFTALVVTLDTPLLAWRPRDLDQAYLPFLHGVGTANYFSDPAFQAALAKPVHEDPNAAVLHFVGMFADPAKTWPDLAFLRENWDGPIVLKGILHPDDARLAADAGMDGVVVSNHGGRQVAGSVAAADALPRVAEAVGDRLSVLFDSGVRTGDDIFKALALGARAVLVGRPYVYGLGLDGQPGVEHVIRCLLAELDLTLALSGHATPATIGPADLIEERA from the coding sequence ATGGCCAAGCACTGGGCGGACTTCCAGTACGAGATCTATCTCAACGGACTGTCAGGTGCCGTCCCGCGCCTGCCGACCGATCTGACCCGGCTGGAGGAGCTGACGGAGCAGCGGCTCGGCCCCGGGCCGGTCGGTTACGTGGCCGGCAGCGCGGGCGACGGCAGCACGGCACGCGCGAACCGGGCGGCCCTGGAGCGCCGCCGGATCGTGCCGCGCATGCTGCGGGACGTGCACGAGCGGGATGTGTCGGTCGAGGTGCTGGGCCGGACCCTGCCCGCCCCGCTGGCCCTGGCCCCGGTCGGCGTGCTGTCGATCATGCACCCGGAGGCGGAGTCGGCCGCCGCCCGGGCCGCCGCGGCACAGGGCGTGCCCTTCATCCTGTCCTCCGCCTCCAGCACGCCGATGGAGCAGGTCGCCGAGGCGATGGGAGAGGCCGAGCGCTGGTTCCAGCTGTACTGGCCCAAGGACGTCGAGGTGGCCCGGAGCTTTCTGAACCGGGCCAGGGCCGCCGGGTTCACCGCGCTGGTCGTCACCCTGGACACGCCGTTGCTGGCCTGGCGCCCCCGCGATCTCGACCAGGCCTACCTGCCCTTCCTGCACGGTGTCGGCACAGCCAACTACTTCTCCGACCCGGCCTTCCAGGCGGCCCTGGCCAAGCCGGTGCACGAGGACCCGAACGCGGCCGTGCTGCACTTCGTCGGCATGTTCGCGGACCCGGCCAAGACATGGCCGGACCTGGCGTTCCTGCGGGAGAACTGGGACGGCCCGATCGTGCTCAAGGGCATCCTGCACCCCGACGACGCCCGGCTCGCCGCCGACGCCGGGATGGACGGAGTCGTCGTCTCCAACCACGGCGGCCGTCAGGTCGCGGGCTCCGTGGCCGCCGCCGACGCGCTCCCCCGCGTCGCCGAAGCCGTCGGCGACCGGCTGAGCGTCCTGTTCGACAGCGGCGTCCGCACCGGCGACGACATCTTCAAGGCGCTCGCGCTCGGCGCGCGGGCGGTCCTCGTGGGACGGCCCTACGTCTACGGGCTCGGCCTCGACGGACAGCCGGGCGTGGAGCACGTGATCCGCTGCCTGCTCGCCGAACTGGACCTCACCCTCGCCCTGTCCGGGCACGCCACTCCCGCGACGATCGGTCCCGCCGACCTGATCGAGGAACGCGCGTGA
- a CDS encoding subtilase-type protease inhibitor has translation MRNTARWAATLALTATAVCGPLTGAALATPASLYAPSALVLTVGHGDSAADATPLRAVTLSCAPTPSGTHPAAELACAELRAAGGLEGLAPRTDVLCTKQYDPVVVTVDGVWQGKRVSYERTFANSCLKYAYGADVFEF, from the coding sequence ATGCGGAACACCGCGCGCTGGGCAGCGACCCTCGCCCTCACCGCCACCGCCGTCTGCGGACCCCTCACCGGGGCCGCCCTCGCCACGCCGGCCTCCCTGTACGCCCCCTCGGCCCTGGTCCTGACCGTCGGCCACGGCGACAGCGCAGCCGACGCGACGCCGCTGCGGGCGGTGACCCTGAGTTGCGCGCCGACGCCCTCCGGAACCCACCCGGCCGCCGAACTGGCCTGCGCCGAACTGCGTGCCGCGGGCGGCCTGGAGGGACTGGCGCCAAGAACCGACGTGCTGTGCACCAAGCAGTACGACCCCGTCGTGGTCACCGTCGACGGCGTCTGGCAGGGCAAGCGCGTCTCCTACGAGCGCACCTTCGCCAACTCCTGTCTGAAGTACGCCTACGGAGCCGACGTCTTCGAGTTCTGA
- a CDS encoding STAS domain-containing protein — translation MTPDADERAGEPPAANPNARTRFEGRFTVVVAVGEIDLATAGALGEHLDAATAGPRPDVLVDLRRVEFFDCSGLRVLCRAEARARERGGRLRVVSDQPRIRRLLAGTGLLKRFPPLPGTSGEGRW, via the coding sequence ATGACCCCGGATGCGGACGAACGTGCGGGCGAACCGCCCGCGGCGAACCCCAACGCCCGCACTCGGTTCGAGGGCCGGTTCACCGTGGTCGTGGCGGTCGGCGAGATCGATCTGGCGACGGCCGGGGCGCTCGGTGAACATCTCGACGCGGCCACCGCCGGGCCGCGGCCGGACGTGCTGGTGGATCTGCGCCGCGTGGAGTTCTTCGACTGCTCGGGGCTGCGCGTGCTGTGCCGGGCCGAGGCGCGGGCGAGGGAGCGCGGCGGCCGCCTGCGCGTCGTCTCCGACCAGCCGCGCATCCGCAGGCTGCTGGCCGGGACGGGGCTGCTCAAACGCTTTCCGCCCCTCCCCGGTACGTCCGGGGAGGGGCGGTGGTGA
- a CDS encoding CDGSH iron-sulfur domain-containing protein: MPNSPSDSARRVTIQRRGPLLVEGPVEVELEDGSTVRSDRFRVALCTCRRSRRFPWCDTSHRDRA, encoded by the coding sequence GTGCCGAACTCCCCGTCTGACAGCGCGCGCCGGGTCACGATCCAGCGTCGCGGCCCCCTGCTCGTCGAGGGACCGGTCGAGGTGGAGCTGGAGGACGGCAGCACCGTCCGCTCGGACCGCTTCCGGGTCGCTCTGTGCACCTGCCGGCGGAGCCGCCGGTTCCCGTGGTGCGACACAAGCCACCGCGATCGGGCATAG
- a CDS encoding HemK2/MTQ2 family protein methyltransferase, translating into MGPVNPLVPPGVYSPQEDTDLLTEALFEEPLPPGADVLDVGTGTGALALAAARRGTRVTAVDVSWRAVCAARLNARMAGLPLRIRRGDLFAPVRGQRFDLILSNPPYVPAPAERARPRGAARAWDAGGDGRLILDRICREAPELLRPGGVLLMIHSALSGPERTLAHLHEEGLRASVTQRHFIPFGPVLRQRAGWLRRQGMLAADDEKEELVIVRAELPV; encoded by the coding sequence CTGGGTCCGGTGAATCCACTGGTACCGCCGGGTGTCTACTCCCCGCAGGAAGACACCGATCTGCTGACCGAAGCCCTGTTCGAGGAACCGTTGCCGCCGGGCGCGGACGTTCTCGACGTGGGGACCGGAACCGGCGCCCTGGCCCTGGCCGCGGCGCGCCGCGGCACGCGGGTGACCGCGGTGGACGTGTCGTGGCGGGCGGTGTGCGCCGCGCGCCTGAACGCCCGGATGGCGGGGCTTCCGCTGCGCATCCGGCGCGGCGACCTGTTCGCGCCGGTCCGCGGGCAGCGGTTCGACCTGATCCTGTCCAACCCGCCCTACGTGCCCGCGCCCGCCGAGCGCGCCCGGCCGCGCGGAGCGGCCCGCGCCTGGGACGCGGGCGGGGACGGCCGGCTCATCCTGGACCGGATCTGCCGCGAGGCCCCGGAGCTGCTGCGGCCCGGCGGTGTCCTGCTGATGATCCACTCCGCGCTCAGCGGACCGGAGCGGACCCTTGCCCATCTGCACGAAGAGGGCCTGCGGGCATCGGTGACACAGCGTCACTTCATCCCGTTCGGTCCCGTGCTGCGGCAGCGGGCCGGCTGGCTGCGCAGACAGGGCATGCTGGCCGCCGACGACGAGAAGGAAGAGCTGGTGATCGTCCGTGCCGAACTCCCCGTCTGA
- a CDS encoding iron-containing redox enzyme family protein, giving the protein MSYDHDGPLFPSPRGPVSAGVKGYLLDTGPLPRPETVAAADPYGDDLQLALYLCYELHYRGLAGVPPEREWDTDLLRTRAALEHRFLTTLRADTTVHDTVEDALGDLLVEPVEGSGVSHFLREEGELWQVREYATHRSLYHLKEADPHAWVLPRLTGRAKAAMAAVEFDEFGGGRPDRLHARLFANLMTDLGLDTTYGRYVDAASAEMLATVNLMSLFGLHRALRGALVGHFAAVEITSSPGSRRLADAMRRTGAGPAAEHFYDEHVEADAVHEQVVRHDVIGGLLEEEPHLAPDVVFGIDTTGLVEDRFAARLLENWRAGRSSLRSSQLSEISHTY; this is encoded by the coding sequence ATGTCGTACGACCATGATGGGCCGCTGTTTCCGTCGCCCCGGGGGCCGGTGTCGGCCGGTGTGAAGGGCTACCTGCTGGACACCGGCCCGCTGCCCCGGCCCGAGACCGTCGCCGCCGCCGACCCCTACGGTGACGATCTCCAGCTCGCCCTGTACCTCTGCTACGAACTGCACTACCGGGGTCTCGCGGGCGTGCCCCCCGAGCGCGAGTGGGACACGGACCTGCTGCGCACGCGGGCCGCGCTGGAGCACCGCTTCCTGACCACTCTGCGCGCCGACACCACGGTGCACGACACGGTCGAGGACGCGCTGGGCGACCTGCTCGTCGAGCCCGTGGAGGGCAGCGGTGTCAGCCACTTCCTGCGCGAGGAGGGCGAGTTGTGGCAGGTGCGCGAGTACGCCACCCACCGCTCGCTGTACCACCTCAAGGAGGCCGACCCGCACGCCTGGGTGCTGCCGCGGCTCACCGGGCGGGCCAAGGCGGCGATGGCGGCGGTGGAGTTCGACGAGTTCGGCGGTGGCCGCCCCGACCGGCTGCACGCGCGCCTGTTCGCGAACCTGATGACGGACCTGGGTCTGGACACGACGTACGGCCGCTATGTCGACGCGGCGAGCGCGGAGATGCTCGCCACCGTCAACCTGATGTCCCTCTTCGGCCTGCACCGGGCCCTGCGCGGCGCCCTGGTCGGCCACTTCGCGGCCGTCGAGATCACCTCCTCGCCGGGGTCGCGGCGACTGGCCGACGCGATGCGCCGCACGGGAGCGGGACCGGCCGCCGAGCACTTCTACGACGAGCACGTGGAGGCCGACGCCGTCCACGAGCAGGTCGTACGCCACGACGTCATCGGCGGTCTGCTGGAGGAGGAGCCGCATCTGGCGCCGGACGTGGTGTTCGGCATCGACACCACAGGACTGGTCGAGGACCGGTTCGCCGCCCGGCTGCTGGAGAACTGGCGGGCGGGCCGTTCCTCCCTGCGCTCTTCCCAGCTTTCCGAAATCTCCCATACTTACTGA